The Streptomyces sp. NBC_00670 genome window below encodes:
- the hpnD gene encoding presqualene diphosphate synthase HpnD translates to MIRTVESEQHVSPPVLAAYRYCETVTGQQARNFAYGIRLLPAPKRRAMSALYAFSRRVDDIGDGELADDVKKTRLEDTRALLARVRGGEVGEDDTDPVAVALAHAADRFPIPLGGLDELIDGVLMDVGGETYETWDDLKAYCRCVAGAIGRLSLGVFGTEPGARGAERASEYADTLGLALQLTNILRDVREDAETGRTYLPADDLAKFGCSAGFSGPTPPEGSDFAGLVHFEVRRARALFAEGYRLLPMLDRRSGACVAAMAGIYRRLLDRIAREPEAVLRGRVSLPGREKAYVAVRGLSGLDARNVTRRTVRRRV, encoded by the coding sequence GTGATCCGGACCGTGGAGTCGGAACAGCACGTGTCCCCACCGGTACTCGCCGCGTACCGCTACTGCGAGACCGTCACCGGGCAGCAGGCCCGCAACTTCGCCTACGGCATCAGACTGCTGCCGGCGCCGAAGCGCCGGGCGATGTCCGCGCTGTACGCGTTCTCCCGGCGGGTGGACGACATCGGTGACGGCGAGCTGGCGGACGACGTCAAGAAGACCCGTCTGGAGGACACCCGGGCACTGCTCGCCCGGGTGCGCGGGGGAGAGGTCGGCGAGGACGACACCGACCCGGTGGCCGTCGCCCTCGCGCACGCCGCCGACCGGTTCCCGATCCCGCTCGGCGGGCTCGACGAGCTCATCGACGGCGTCCTGATGGACGTCGGCGGCGAGACCTACGAGACGTGGGACGACCTCAAGGCGTACTGCCGCTGCGTCGCCGGCGCGATCGGACGGCTCTCGCTCGGCGTGTTCGGCACCGAGCCGGGGGCGCGCGGCGCCGAGCGGGCCTCCGAGTACGCCGACACCCTGGGGCTCGCCCTCCAGCTCACCAACATCCTCAGGGATGTACGGGAGGACGCCGAGACCGGGCGTACCTATCTGCCCGCCGACGACCTCGCCAAATTCGGCTGCTCGGCCGGGTTCAGCGGACCCACTCCACCGGAGGGCTCCGACTTCGCGGGCCTCGTGCACTTCGAAGTGCGTCGGGCCCGCGCTCTTTTCGCCGAGGGCTACCGGCTGCTGCCCATGCTCGACCGGCGCAGCGGCGCGTGCGTCGCCGCGATGGCGGGCATCTACCGCCGGCTCCTGGACCGCATCGCACGCGAACCGGAGGCCGTGCTGCGCGGCCGGGTCTCGCTGCCCGGCCGCGAGAAGGCCTACGTCGCCGTCCGCGGCCTCTCCGGCCTCGACGCCCGCAACGTCACCCGGCGCACGGTCAGGAGGCGCGTGTGA
- the hpnE gene encoding hydroxysqualene dehydroxylase HpnE codes for MSEATLPGEPGTEPAGGAGGPATAVVVGGGLAGVTAALALADAGVRVTLLEGRPRLGGLAFSFHRGDLTVDNGQHVYLRCCTAYRWFLDRIDAASLAPLQDRLEVPVVDPRRKPGRRLGTLRRDALPVPLHLGRSLATYPHLSLAERAKVGRAALALRALDLGDPALDTQDFGSWLAAHGQSERAVEALWDLVGVATLNAVAQDASLALAAMVFKTGLLSDPGAADIGWARVPLGELHDTLARKALDSAGVRTEVRTRVTSVSPYGNGRWAVQVPGETLEADTVVLAVPQREAHALLPAGALEEPERLLELGTAPILNVHVVYDRRVLARPFFAALGSPVQWVFDRTEASGLREGQYLALSQSAAQDLIDEPVAALRERFLPELERLLPAAREARVRDFFVTRERTATFAPAPGTARLRPGARTHAPGLYLAGAWTATGWPATMEGAVRSGAAAADAALGALGRPRDHLLALHEEAA; via the coding sequence ATGAGCGAGGCCACGCTGCCGGGCGAGCCGGGGACGGAACCGGCCGGCGGTGCCGGGGGACCGGCCACGGCCGTCGTGGTCGGCGGCGGACTCGCCGGCGTCACCGCCGCGCTCGCGCTCGCCGACGCCGGCGTACGGGTCACCCTCCTCGAAGGCAGACCGCGCCTGGGCGGCCTCGCCTTCTCCTTCCACCGGGGCGACCTCACCGTCGACAACGGCCAGCACGTCTACTTGCGCTGCTGCACCGCCTACCGCTGGTTCCTCGACCGCATCGACGCCGCCTCCCTCGCCCCGTTGCAGGACCGGCTCGAAGTCCCCGTCGTCGACCCGCGGCGAAAACCGGGACGCAGACTCGGCACCCTGCGGCGCGACGCGCTGCCCGTGCCCCTGCACCTCGGGCGCAGCCTCGCCACCTACCCGCACCTCTCGCTCGCCGAGCGCGCGAAGGTGGGCAGAGCCGCCCTCGCCCTCCGTGCCCTGGACCTCGGGGACCCGGCGCTGGACACCCAGGACTTCGGCAGCTGGCTGGCCGCACACGGTCAGTCGGAGCGTGCCGTCGAGGCACTGTGGGACCTCGTGGGGGTCGCCACCCTCAACGCGGTGGCCCAGGACGCCTCCCTGGCGCTCGCCGCGATGGTGTTCAAGACCGGTCTGCTGTCCGACCCGGGGGCCGCCGACATCGGCTGGGCCCGCGTCCCGCTGGGCGAACTGCACGACACCCTGGCCCGCAAGGCGCTCGACTCCGCGGGCGTGCGTACCGAAGTCCGTACACGAGTCACCTCCGTCTCCCCTTACGGGAACGGGCGCTGGGCGGTTCAGGTTCCCGGCGAGACCCTCGAGGCCGACACCGTCGTCCTCGCCGTGCCCCAGCGCGAGGCGCACGCCCTGCTGCCCGCGGGGGCGCTGGAGGAGCCGGAGCGGCTGCTGGAGCTCGGCACCGCGCCGATCCTCAACGTCCACGTGGTCTACGACCGCCGCGTGCTGGCCCGGCCCTTCTTCGCCGCCCTCGGCTCACCGGTGCAGTGGGTCTTCGACCGCACCGAGGCCTCCGGGCTGCGCGAGGGCCAGTACCTGGCGCTGTCCCAGTCGGCCGCCCAGGACCTGATCGACGAGCCCGTCGCCGCCCTGCGGGAGCGGTTCCTGCCCGAGCTGGAGCGACTGCTGCCCGCCGCCCGCGAGGCCCGCGTGCGCGACTTCTTCGTCACCCGGGAACGCACCGCCACCTTCGCCCCCGCCCCGGGCACCGCACGGCTGCGGCCCGGCGCCCGCACCCACGCCCCCGGCCTCTACCTGGCCGGCGCGTGGACCGCCACCGGGTGGCCCGCGACCATGGAGGGCGCGGTCCGCAGCGGCGCCGCCGCCGCGGACGCCGCGCTCGGCGCGCTGGGCCGGCCCCGGGACCATCTCCTCGCCCTGCACGAGGAGGCGGCATGA
- a CDS encoding polyprenyl synthetase family protein, giving the protein MKADQRGTATRAPAHATRGETVPTVPPASPAASATAVDVTALLERGRTLATPVLRAAVDRLAPPMDTVAAYHFGWIDAAGNPADGDGGKAVRPALALLSAQAAGAAPEVGVPGAVAVELVHNFSLLHDDLMDGDEQRRHRDTVWKVHGPAQAILVGDALFALANEVLLELGTVEAGRATRRLTAASRALIDGQAQDISYEHRDRVSVEECLEMEGNKTGALLACACSIGAVLGGADDATADTLETYGHHLGLAFQAVDDLLGIWGDPDATGKQAWSDLRQRKKSLPVVAALAAGGPASEKLGRILAEDAKNSDFENFTEEEFAARAALIEEAGGREWTEKEARRQHEVAVRALDSVRMPDQVRAQLTALADFVVVRKR; this is encoded by the coding sequence ATGAAAGCCGATCAGCGGGGAACTGCCACCCGGGCTCCCGCTCATGCGACAAGAGGAGAGACTGTGCCCACCGTGCCCCCGGCGTCCCCGGCCGCGTCAGCGACCGCGGTGGACGTGACCGCGCTCCTGGAGCGCGGCCGCACCCTGGCCACCCCGGTGCTTCGGGCGGCCGTCGACCGCTTGGCGCCGCCGATGGACACCGTCGCCGCCTACCACTTCGGCTGGATCGACGCGGCCGGCAACCCCGCCGACGGCGACGGCGGCAAGGCCGTGCGCCCCGCCCTCGCGCTGCTCTCCGCGCAGGCCGCCGGAGCCGCCCCCGAGGTCGGCGTCCCCGGCGCCGTCGCCGTCGAACTGGTGCACAACTTCTCCCTGCTGCACGACGACCTGATGGACGGCGACGAGCAGCGCCGGCACCGCGACACGGTGTGGAAGGTGCACGGCCCCGCCCAGGCCATCCTGGTCGGCGACGCCCTGTTCGCGCTGGCCAACGAGGTGCTGCTGGAACTCGGCACCGTCGAGGCCGGCCGCGCCACCCGCCGGCTCACCGCCGCCAGCCGCGCCCTGATCGACGGTCAGGCCCAGGACATCTCCTACGAGCACCGCGACCGCGTCAGCGTCGAGGAGTGCCTGGAGATGGAGGGCAACAAGACCGGCGCCCTGCTCGCCTGCGCCTGCTCCATCGGCGCGGTGCTCGGCGGCGCGGACGACGCGACGGCCGACACCCTCGAGACGTACGGCCACCACCTCGGCCTCGCCTTCCAGGCCGTCGACGACCTCCTCGGCATCTGGGGCGACCCGGACGCCACCGGCAAACAGGCCTGGAGCGATCTGCGTCAGCGCAAGAAGTCCCTCCCCGTCGTCGCCGCGCTCGCCGCGGGCGGACCCGCCTCCGAGAAGCTCGGGCGGATCCTCGCCGAGGACGCCAAGAACAGCGACTTCGAGAACTTCACCGAGGAGGAGTTCGCCGCGCGCGCCGCCCTGATCGAGGAGGCCGGCGGCCGCGAGTGGACCGAGAAGGAGGCCCGCCGCCAGCACGAGGTGGCCGTGCGGGCACTGGACTCGGTCCGGATGCCGGACCAGGTGCGGGCGCAGCTCACCGCGCTCGCCGACTTCGTCGTCGTACGGAAGAGATGA
- a CDS encoding ABC transporter permease yields MSETTHDGGVAVSARPSPDDGMSAADLAAKYGLSVSGARPGLVEYVRQLWGRRHFILAFSQAKLTAQYSQAKLGQLWQVATPLLNAAVYYLIFGLILNASRGMSHDVYIPFLVTGVFTFTFTQSSVMSGVRAISGNLGLVRALHFPRASLPISFALQQLQQLLFSMIVMVLVVVGFGSLPGLSWVLIVPVLVLQFLFNTGLAMIMARLGSKTPDLAQLMPFVMRTWMYASGVMFSITHMLKGKPGWIADVLQVNPAAVYMDLMRFALIDEYGSSNLPSHVWAIAAFWAVALFAGGFVFFWKAEERYGRG; encoded by the coding sequence GTGAGTGAGACCACGCATGACGGCGGAGTCGCGGTGAGCGCCCGGCCGTCGCCCGATGACGGGATGAGCGCGGCCGACCTGGCCGCCAAGTACGGACTGAGCGTCAGCGGCGCCCGGCCCGGGCTCGTCGAGTACGTCCGCCAGCTGTGGGGGCGGCGCCACTTCATCCTCGCCTTCTCGCAGGCGAAGCTCACCGCCCAGTACAGCCAGGCCAAGCTGGGTCAGCTGTGGCAGGTGGCGACGCCGCTGCTCAACGCGGCCGTCTACTACCTGATCTTCGGACTGATCCTGAACGCCAGCCGGGGCATGTCGCACGACGTGTACATCCCGTTCCTGGTGACAGGTGTCTTCACCTTCACGTTCACCCAGAGCTCGGTGATGTCGGGCGTGCGGGCGATCTCCGGCAACCTCGGGTTGGTGCGCGCGCTGCACTTCCCACGCGCCTCGCTCCCCATCTCGTTCGCCCTCCAGCAGCTCCAGCAGCTGCTGTTCTCGATGATCGTCATGGTGCTCGTGGTGGTCGGCTTCGGCAGCCTGCCGGGGCTGTCCTGGGTGCTGATCGTGCCGGTCCTGGTGCTGCAGTTCCTGTTCAACACCGGGCTCGCGATGATCATGGCCCGGTTGGGGTCCAAGACCCCGGACCTCGCCCAGCTGATGCCGTTCGTGATGCGCACCTGGATGTACGCCTCCGGCGTCATGTTCTCCATCACGCACATGCTCAAGGGCAAGCCGGGGTGGATCGCCGACGTGCTCCAGGTGAACCCGGCGGCCGTCTACATGGACCTGATGCGCTTCGCGCTGATCGACGAGTACGGCTCCTCCAACCTGCCGTCGCACGTCTGGGCGATCGCGGCGTTCTGGGCCGTCGCCCTCTTCGCGGGCGGGTTCGTGTTCTTCTGGAAGGCGGAAGAGAGGTACGGCCGTGGCTGA
- a CDS encoding ABC transporter ATP-binding protein, whose translation MAELSDRPTVIADELHIVYRVNGARTGKGSATSALSRILKRGEERGVRKVHAVRGVSFTSYRGEAIGLIGSNGSGKSTLLRAIAGLLPAESGKVYTDGQPSLLGVNAALMNDLTGERNVILGGLAMGMSREQIRERYQSIVDFSGINEKGDFITLPMRTYSSGMAARLRFSIAAAKDHDVLMIDEALATGDRKFQKRSEERIRELRKQAGTVFLVSHNNKSIRDTCDRVLWLERGELRMDGPTAEVLKEYEKFTGK comes from the coding sequence GTGGCTGAGCTTTCCGACCGCCCCACCGTGATCGCGGACGAGCTGCACATCGTCTACCGGGTCAACGGCGCCCGCACCGGCAAGGGCAGCGCCACCTCCGCCCTCAGCCGCATACTGAAGCGGGGAGAGGAGCGGGGCGTGCGCAAGGTGCACGCCGTGCGCGGGGTCTCCTTCACCTCCTACCGGGGCGAGGCCATCGGCCTGATCGGCTCCAACGGCTCCGGCAAGTCCACCCTGCTGCGGGCCATCGCCGGACTGCTGCCCGCCGAGAGCGGCAAGGTCTACACCGACGGCCAGCCCTCGCTGCTCGGCGTCAACGCGGCCCTGATGAACGACCTCACCGGCGAACGCAACGTCATCCTCGGCGGACTCGCCATGGGCATGTCCCGGGAGCAGATCAGGGAGCGTTACCAGTCCATCGTCGACTTCTCGGGCATCAACGAGAAGGGCGACTTCATCACGCTGCCGATGCGGACGTACTCCTCCGGCATGGCGGCCCGGCTGCGGTTCTCCATCGCCGCCGCCAAGGACCACGACGTCCTCATGATCGACGAGGCGCTCGCCACCGGCGACCGCAAGTTCCAGAAGCGCTCCGAGGAACGCATCCGGGAACTGCGCAAGCAGGCCGGCACCGTCTTCCTCGTCAGCCACAACAACAAGTCGATCCGCGACACCTGCGACCGGGTGCTGTGGCTGGAACGCGGTGAGCTGCGCATGGACGGCCCGACCGCCGAGGTCCTCAAGGAGTACGAGAAGTTCACGGGCAAATAG
- a CDS encoding phosphorylase family protein, with translation MTTRPAPTPLLVACALGIERLALRSGGGRGAGRPGAGGGPVTVLRTGMGPQAAERAVTRMLAGPALRDAAVVATGFCAGLAPGMHPGDLVVAEETRDPRGATPCVGTELLVKELVRAVPGRTVHTGPLTGSDHVVRGHERADLLATGAIAVDMESAATLHSAVRTGARPVAAVRVVVDAPEHELVRIGTVRGGISAFRVLRAVLPAFFEWHRSLLLPRR, from the coding sequence ATGACCACCCGGCCCGCCCCCACCCCGCTGCTCGTCGCCTGTGCGCTCGGCATCGAGCGCCTCGCGCTGCGCAGCGGCGGCGGGCGCGGCGCCGGCCGTCCCGGCGCCGGGGGCGGGCCGGTCACCGTACTGCGCACCGGCATGGGCCCCCAGGCCGCCGAGCGCGCGGTCACCCGGATGCTCGCCGGCCCCGCGCTGCGCGACGCCGCCGTGGTGGCCACGGGGTTCTGCGCCGGGCTCGCGCCCGGCATGCACCCCGGCGACCTCGTCGTCGCGGAGGAGACCCGCGATCCACGCGGCGCCACCCCCTGCGTCGGCACCGAACTGCTGGTCAAGGAGTTGGTACGGGCCGTGCCCGGCCGTACCGTGCACACCGGCCCGCTCACCGGCTCCGACCACGTCGTGCGCGGCCACGAACGCGCCGACCTGCTCGCCACCGGCGCGATCGCGGTGGACATGGAGTCCGCCGCCACGCTCCACAGCGCCGTACGCACGGGCGCGCGCCCGGTTGCGGCCGTCCGAGTGGTCGTGGACGCTCCAGAACATGAACTCGTCCGAATCGGCACGGTGCGCGGTGGAATATCTGCTTTCCGAGTCCTCCGTGCCGTGCTTCCCGCATTTTTCGAATGGCACCGATCCTTGCTGCTCCCCCGGAGGTGA
- the hpnC gene encoding squalene synthase HpnC, protein MRRPRAGRHMVTDAGATRAGDPERDTLDKAADENFPVAPFFLPRPWRDDLMAVYGFARLVDDIGDGDLAPGGADARLLGVAPEQADDRLVMLDAFEADLRRVFDATPRHPLLRRLQPTVRRRALTPEPFLGLIAANRQDQLVNRYETYDDLLAYCELSANPVGRLVLAVTGTTTPERVRRSDLICTALQIVEHLQDVAEDLGRDRIYLPAEDMKRFHVQEADLATPSAGASVRALVAYEAERALGLLNEGAPLVGSVHGRLRLLLAGFVAGGRAAIRAIAAADFDVLPGPPKPGKLRLLREVGVTLRGEG, encoded by the coding sequence ATGCGCCGTCCCCGGGCCGGGCGGCACATGGTGACCGACGCCGGCGCGACGCGGGCCGGCGATCCCGAGCGCGACACCCTCGACAAGGCCGCGGACGAGAACTTCCCGGTGGCCCCGTTCTTCCTGCCCCGCCCCTGGCGCGACGACCTGATGGCCGTCTACGGCTTCGCCCGCCTCGTCGACGACATCGGTGACGGCGATCTCGCCCCCGGCGGAGCCGACGCCCGGCTCCTCGGCGTCGCACCCGAACAGGCGGACGACCGCCTCGTCATGCTGGACGCCTTCGAGGCCGATTTGCGCCGCGTCTTCGACGCCACCCCGCGCCACCCCCTGCTGCGCCGCTTGCAGCCGACGGTCCGGCGCCGCGCGCTGACCCCCGAACCCTTCCTCGGGCTGATCGCCGCCAACCGCCAGGACCAGCTCGTCAACCGCTACGAGACCTACGACGACCTGCTCGCCTACTGCGAGCTGTCGGCCAACCCCGTCGGCCGGCTCGTACTCGCCGTCACCGGCACCACGACCCCCGAGCGCGTCCGTCGCTCCGATCTCATCTGCACCGCACTGCAGATCGTCGAGCACCTCCAGGACGTCGCCGAGGACCTGGGCCGCGACCGCATCTACCTCCCCGCCGAGGACATGAAACGCTTTCACGTCCAGGAGGCGGATCTCGCCACCCCCTCAGCAGGCGCATCGGTGCGCGCACTGGTTGCATACGAAGCAGAACGCGCCCTCGGCCTGCTGAATGAAGGCGCCCCCCTGGTGGGTAGCGTCCACGGCAGACTCAGACTGCTGCTCGCGGGGTTCGTGGCAGGAGGAAGGGCGGCGATCCGGGCGATCGCCGCCGCCGATTTCGACGTACTTCCCGGCCCGCCCAAACCCGGCAAGCTCCGGTTGCTGCGCGAGGTGGGCGTGACTCTGCGAGGAGAGGGGTGA
- the hpnH gene encoding adenosyl-hopene transferase HpnH has translation MAMPLRQSIKVATYLAEQKLRKRDKFPLIVELEPLYACNLKCEGCGKIQHPAGVLKQRMPVAQAVGAVLESGAPMVSIAGGEPLMHPQIDEIVRQLVAKRKYVFLCTNAMLLRKKMDKFTPSPYFAFTVHIDGLRERHDESVAKEGVFDEAVEAIKEAKRRGFRVTTNSTFFNTDTPQTIIEVLNYLNDDLKVDEMMISPAYAYEKAPDQDHFLGVEQTRELFKKSFAGGNRRKWRLNHSPLFLDFLEGKVDFPCTAWAIPNYSLFGWQRPCYLMADGYVPTYRELIEKTDWDKYGRGKDPRCDNCMAHCGYEPTAVMATMGSLKESLRAMRETVAGNAANAGSSR, from the coding sequence ATGGCCATGCCGTTGCGCCAGTCCATCAAGGTCGCTACGTATCTGGCTGAACAGAAGCTCCGCAAGCGGGACAAGTTTCCGCTCATCGTCGAGCTGGAACCTCTCTACGCCTGCAATCTGAAGTGCGAGGGCTGCGGCAAGATCCAGCACCCGGCCGGGGTGCTCAAGCAGCGCATGCCGGTGGCCCAGGCCGTCGGCGCGGTGCTGGAGTCCGGCGCGCCGATGGTGTCGATCGCCGGCGGCGAGCCGCTGATGCACCCCCAGATCGACGAGATCGTGCGCCAGCTGGTGGCGAAGCGGAAGTACGTCTTCCTGTGCACCAACGCCATGCTGCTGCGCAAGAAGATGGACAAGTTCACGCCCTCCCCCTACTTCGCGTTCACCGTGCACATCGACGGCCTGCGCGAGCGCCACGACGAGTCGGTGGCCAAGGAGGGCGTGTTCGACGAGGCGGTGGAGGCGATCAAGGAGGCCAAGCGGCGCGGCTTCCGGGTCACCACCAACTCGACCTTCTTCAACACCGACACCCCGCAGACCATCATCGAGGTGCTCAACTACCTCAACGACGACCTCAAGGTCGACGAGATGATGATCTCGCCCGCCTACGCCTACGAGAAGGCGCCCGATCAGGACCACTTCCTGGGCGTGGAGCAGACCCGCGAGCTGTTCAAGAAGAGCTTCGCGGGCGGCAACCGCCGCAAGTGGCGGCTCAACCACTCGCCGCTGTTCCTCGACTTCCTCGAGGGCAAGGTCGACTTCCCGTGCACCGCCTGGGCGATCCCCAACTACTCGCTCTTCGGCTGGCAGCGCCCCTGCTATCTGATGGCGGACGGCTATGTGCCGACGTACCGGGAGCTGATCGAGAAGACCGACTGGGACAAGTACGGCCGCGGCAAGGACCCGCGCTGCGACAACTGCATGGCGCACTGCGGCTACGAGCCGACCGCCGTCATGGCCACCATGGGCTCGCTCAAGGAGTCCCTGCGTGCCATGCGGGAGACGGTCGCCGGAAACGCGGCGAACGCGGGAAGCTCCAGGTGA
- the shc gene encoding squalene--hopene cyclase, translating into MTATTDGSTGALPPRAASASESTIGNISTTGKISTTSTTKAPAAAGTRDVATRAMLRATDFLLARQDAQGWWKGDLETNVTMDAEDLLLRQFLGIRDDRTTQAAALFIRGEQRADGTWATFHGGPAELSTTIEAYVALRLAGDAPDAPHMAKASAWVRAQGGIAASRVFTRIWLALFGWWKWEDLPELPPELIYFPTWFPLNIYDFGCWARQTIVPLTIVSAKRPVRPAPFPLDELHVDPDRPNPPRPFAPLGTWDGVFQRLDKALHRFRKVAPRRLRRAAMNSAARWIVERQENDGCWGGIQPPAVYSVIALYLLGYDLQHPVMRAGLDSLDRFAVWREDGARMIEACQSPVWDTCLATIALADAGLPADHPQLVKAADWMLGEQIVRPGDWSVKRPGLPPGGWAFEFHNDNYPDIDDTAEVVLALRRVGHHDPRRVEKAIARGVVWNLGMQSKNGAWGAFDVDNTSRFPNRLPFCDFGEVIDPPSADVTAHVVEMLAVEGLAHDPRTRRGVDWLLAEQEEDGSWFGRWGVNYIYGTGSVVPALTAAGLPASHPAIRRAVAWLESVQNDDGGWGEDLRSYHEVAKWSGRGDSTASQTAWALMALLAAGEHDSKAVERGIAWLAATQREDGSWDEPQFTGTGFPWDFSINYHLYRQVFPLTALGRYVHGEPFTKLTGRTGGALAGTEGRG; encoded by the coding sequence ATGACAGCGACGACCGACGGAAGTACCGGGGCCCTGCCGCCCCGCGCTGCCTCGGCCAGCGAAAGCACCATCGGCAACATCAGCACCACCGGAAAGATCAGCACGACCAGCACCACCAAGGCCCCCGCCGCGGCCGGCACCCGCGACGTCGCCACCCGCGCCATGCTGCGCGCCACCGACTTCCTGCTCGCCCGCCAGGACGCCCAGGGCTGGTGGAAGGGCGACCTGGAGACCAACGTCACCATGGACGCCGAGGACCTCCTGCTCCGCCAGTTCCTGGGCATCCGCGACGACCGCACCACCCAGGCCGCCGCCCTCTTCATCCGCGGCGAGCAGCGCGCGGACGGCACCTGGGCCACCTTCCACGGCGGCCCCGCCGAACTGTCCACCACCATCGAGGCCTACGTCGCCCTGCGGCTGGCCGGCGACGCCCCGGACGCCCCGCACATGGCGAAGGCCTCCGCCTGGGTCCGCGCACAGGGCGGCATCGCCGCGTCCCGCGTCTTCACCCGGATCTGGCTGGCCCTGTTCGGCTGGTGGAAATGGGAGGACCTGCCCGAGCTCCCGCCGGAGCTCATTTACTTCCCCACTTGGTTCCCGCTCAACATTTATGACTTCGGCTGCTGGGCACGGCAGACGATCGTGCCCCTGACCATCGTCTCCGCCAAGCGCCCGGTGCGTCCGGCGCCCTTTCCCCTGGACGAACTCCACGTCGACCCCGACCGCCCCAATCCGCCCCGGCCGTTCGCGCCCCTGGGCACCTGGGACGGCGTCTTCCAGCGTCTGGACAAGGCGCTGCACCGTTTCCGCAAGGTGGCACCGCGCCGGCTGCGCCGGGCCGCCATGAACAGCGCCGCCCGGTGGATCGTCGAACGGCAGGAGAACGACGGCTGCTGGGGCGGCATCCAGCCGCCCGCCGTCTACTCCGTCATCGCCCTCTACCTGCTCGGCTACGACCTCCAGCACCCCGTGATGCGCGCGGGCCTGGACTCGCTGGACCGTTTCGCCGTCTGGCGCGAGGACGGCGCCCGGATGATCGAGGCCTGCCAGTCCCCGGTCTGGGACACCTGTCTCGCCACCATCGCCCTCGCGGACGCCGGACTGCCCGCCGACCACCCGCAGTTGGTCAAGGCGGCCGACTGGATGCTCGGCGAGCAGATCGTGCGCCCCGGCGACTGGTCGGTGAAGCGCCCCGGACTGCCGCCCGGCGGCTGGGCGTTCGAGTTCCACAACGACAACTACCCCGACATCGACGACACCGCCGAGGTCGTTCTCGCCCTGCGCCGGGTCGGCCACCACGACCCCCGGCGGGTGGAGAAGGCGATCGCCCGCGGCGTCGTGTGGAACCTGGGCATGCAGTCGAAGAACGGCGCCTGGGGCGCCTTCGACGTCGACAACACCAGCAGATTCCCCAACCGGCTGCCGTTCTGCGACTTCGGCGAGGTCATCGACCCGCCGTCCGCCGACGTCACCGCGCACGTGGTGGAGATGCTCGCCGTCGAGGGCCTCGCCCACGACCCGCGCACCCGCCGCGGCGTCGACTGGCTGCTCGCCGAACAGGAGGAGGACGGCTCCTGGTTCGGGCGCTGGGGCGTCAACTACATCTACGGCACCGGCTCGGTGGTGCCCGCGCTGACCGCCGCCGGGCTGCCCGCCTCCCACCCCGCCATCCGCCGTGCGGTGGCCTGGCTGGAGTCCGTGCAGAACGACGACGGCGGCTGGGGCGAGGATCTGCGCTCCTACCACGAGGTCGCCAAGTGGAGCGGCCGCGGCGACTCCACCGCCTCCCAGACCGCCTGGGCGCTGATGGCGCTCCTCGCGGCCGGGGAGCACGACTCCAAGGCCGTCGAGCGGGGCATCGCCTGGCTGGCCGCCACCCAGCGCGAGGACGGCTCCTGGGACGAACCCCAGTTCACCGGCACCGGCTTCCCCTGGGACTTCTCCATCAACTACCACCTCTACCGGCAGGTCTTCCCGCTGACCGCGCTCGGCCGCTACGTCCACGGCGAGCCCTTCACCAAGCTCACCGGGCGCACGGGCGGGGCCCTCGCCGGCACCGAGGGGCGCGGATGA